The Topomyia yanbarensis strain Yona2022 unplaced genomic scaffold, ASM3024719v1 HiC_scaffold_10, whole genome shotgun sequence genome window below encodes:
- the LOC131694569 gene encoding sorting nexin-32-like isoform X2 produces the protein MMDGTIEENGNVTPMTGSPLEPTQDMLPTQKITSGNGSMDGGQQQMAAQQQGNNNKADSATLSPNSLLVDISDALSEKERVKFTVHTRTNLPGFAKSDFLVVRQHEEFVWLHDRFEENEEYAGFIIPPCPPRPDFDASREKLQRLGEGEGNMTKEEFKKMKQELEAEYLATFKKTVAMHEVFLTRLASHPVFRDDAHLKVFLEFDQDLCAKLKRKIDVFGGLMRSLGKTTDEIYLGATVKDVNDFFEHELQFLGEYHAHLKEAALRTEKMTNKHKEVADSHIRISSALMALSTAEHGCMEKFLAKTADFFEKIRNMEGRVASDQDLKLGDTLRYYQRDSNAAKALLVRRLRCLAAYEAANRNLEKSRSKNKDVHAAETAQTQACEKFESMSGRGKEELISFKKRRVAAFKKSLIELAELEMKHAKSQYEFLRQSLLSLQEAA, from the exons ATGATG GACGGTACGATTGAGGAGAATGGAAATGTAACTCCGATGACGGGGAGCCCACTGGAGCCAACTCAGGACATGCTTCCGACGCAGAAGATTACCTCCGGTAATGGTTCGATGGACGGTGGTCAGCAGCAGATGGCAGCTCAGCAACAGGGCAATAACAATAAGGCCGATAGTGCGACACTCTCCCCCAACTCGTTGCTG gtTGATATATCGGACGCACTGAGCGAGAAGGAGCGTGTAAAATTTACCGTCCATACACGAACAAATTTGCCTGGATTTGCGAAATCGGACTTTCTGGTAGTTCGGCAGCACGAGGAGTTTGTTTGGCTGCACGATCGGTTCGAGGAGAATGAAGAGTATGCCGGTTTTATCATTCCGCCGTGCCCTCCGCGGCCAGATTTTGACGCATCGCGGGAGAAGTTACAACGGCTGGGCGAAGGCGAGGGCAACATGACCAAGGAGGAATTTAAGAAAATGAAACAGGAACTGGAGGCGGAATATTTGGCCACCTTCAAGAAGACGGTGGCAATGCATGAGGTCTTTCTGACGCGGCTGGCTTCCCATCCCGTGTTCCGGGATGATGCCCATCTGAAGGTGTTTCTGGAGTTCGATCAGGATCTGTGTGCAAAGCTGAAACGGAAAATTGACGTGTTTGGAGGGTTGATGAGAAGTCTGGGAAAGACGACGGATGAGATTTATCTGGGAGCAACGGTGAAGGATGTGAACGATTTCTTCGAGCACGAGCTGCAGTTTCTGGGAGAATATCATGCGCATTTGAAGGAGGCGGCGCTGAGAACGGAGAAAATGACCAATAAACACAAGGAGGTGGCCGATTCGCACATCCGGATCTCTTCGGCGCTGATGGCACTTTCGACGGCGGAGCACGGTTGTATGGAGAAGTTTCTGGCCAAGACGGCGGATTTTTTCGAAAAGATTAGG aaCATGGAGGGTCGCGTGGCAAGTGATCAAGATCTGAAACTTGGCGATACACTGCGGTACTATCAACGGGACAGTAATGCAGCTAAAGCCCTGCTTGTCCGAAGATTGCGGTGTCTGGCGGCATACGAGGCTGCTAACAGGAATCTGGAAAAATCGCGTTCCAAAAATAAGGACGTTCATGCG GCGGAAACGGCGCAAACGCAGGcttgcgaaaaattcgaatcAATGTCCGGACGCGGTAAGGAAGAACTGATCAGTTTCAAAAAGCGCCGGGTAGCCGCCTTCAAGAAGAG CTTAATCGAACTGGCTGAGCTGGAGATGAAGCACGCAAAGTCGCAGTACGAATTCCTGCGCCAGTCGCTGCTTTCGCTGCAGGAGGCCGCTTAG
- the LOC131694569 gene encoding sorting nexin-32-like isoform X1 has protein sequence MMDGTIEENGNVTPMTGSPLEPTQDMLPTQKITSGNGSMDGGQQQMAAQQQGNNNKADSATLSPNSLLVDISDALSEKERVKFTVHTRTNLPGFAKSDFLVVRQHEEFVWLHDRFEENEEYAGFIIPPCPPRPDFDASREKLQRLGEGEGNMTKEEFKKMKQELEAEYLATFKKTVAMHEVFLTRLASHPVFRDDAHLKVFLEFDQDLCAKLKRKIDVFGGLMRSLGKTTDEIYLGATVKDVNDFFEHELQFLGEYHAHLKEAALRTEKMTNKHKEVADSHIRISSALMALSTAEHGCMEKFLAKTADFFEKIRNMEGRVASDQDLKLGDTLRYYQRDSNAAKALLVRRLRCLAAYEAANRNLEKSRSKNKDVHAPLEVQEAETAQTQACEKFESMSGRGKEELISFKKRRVAAFKKSLIELAELEMKHAKSQYEFLRQSLLSLQEAA, from the exons ATGATG GACGGTACGATTGAGGAGAATGGAAATGTAACTCCGATGACGGGGAGCCCACTGGAGCCAACTCAGGACATGCTTCCGACGCAGAAGATTACCTCCGGTAATGGTTCGATGGACGGTGGTCAGCAGCAGATGGCAGCTCAGCAACAGGGCAATAACAATAAGGCCGATAGTGCGACACTCTCCCCCAACTCGTTGCTG gtTGATATATCGGACGCACTGAGCGAGAAGGAGCGTGTAAAATTTACCGTCCATACACGAACAAATTTGCCTGGATTTGCGAAATCGGACTTTCTGGTAGTTCGGCAGCACGAGGAGTTTGTTTGGCTGCACGATCGGTTCGAGGAGAATGAAGAGTATGCCGGTTTTATCATTCCGCCGTGCCCTCCGCGGCCAGATTTTGACGCATCGCGGGAGAAGTTACAACGGCTGGGCGAAGGCGAGGGCAACATGACCAAGGAGGAATTTAAGAAAATGAAACAGGAACTGGAGGCGGAATATTTGGCCACCTTCAAGAAGACGGTGGCAATGCATGAGGTCTTTCTGACGCGGCTGGCTTCCCATCCCGTGTTCCGGGATGATGCCCATCTGAAGGTGTTTCTGGAGTTCGATCAGGATCTGTGTGCAAAGCTGAAACGGAAAATTGACGTGTTTGGAGGGTTGATGAGAAGTCTGGGAAAGACGACGGATGAGATTTATCTGGGAGCAACGGTGAAGGATGTGAACGATTTCTTCGAGCACGAGCTGCAGTTTCTGGGAGAATATCATGCGCATTTGAAGGAGGCGGCGCTGAGAACGGAGAAAATGACCAATAAACACAAGGAGGTGGCCGATTCGCACATCCGGATCTCTTCGGCGCTGATGGCACTTTCGACGGCGGAGCACGGTTGTATGGAGAAGTTTCTGGCCAAGACGGCGGATTTTTTCGAAAAGATTAGG aaCATGGAGGGTCGCGTGGCAAGTGATCAAGATCTGAAACTTGGCGATACACTGCGGTACTATCAACGGGACAGTAATGCAGCTAAAGCCCTGCTTGTCCGAAGATTGCGGTGTCTGGCGGCATACGAGGCTGCTAACAGGAATCTGGAAAAATCGCGTTCCAAAAATAAGGACGTTCATGCG CCATTGGAGGTGCAAGAG GCGGAAACGGCGCAAACGCAGGcttgcgaaaaattcgaatcAATGTCCGGACGCGGTAAGGAAGAACTGATCAGTTTCAAAAAGCGCCGGGTAGCCGCCTTCAAGAAGAG CTTAATCGAACTGGCTGAGCTGGAGATGAAGCACGCAAAGTCGCAGTACGAATTCCTGCGCCAGTCGCTGCTTTCGCTGCAGGAGGCCGCTTAG
- the LOC131694582 gene encoding uncharacterized protein LOC131694582, producing MDSICLQCSEPVNTLNQLKCQGFCDRIMHLSCSTLTRPKLDMINDSANIFWLCDSCVDLMKSSAVNAAFTALSEAFRLLTDTHKTALEALKAEMKKTRKSVESATTLPATPISWPVPNRAGAKRARETEDDKFPSKSDVPSLTCGKKKGDVAKVPTITVQPATSKCWIYLSRIATTVSEAEVGAMVKECLSTDDPVEVKKLVKKDANLSGLNFISFKIGVDPQLREMALNADTWPDGMYFREFIDFRQERNNDGKLGFRKTPRLG from the coding sequence ATGGATTCGATCTGCCTGCAGTGCTCCGAGCCGGTAAACACTTTGAATCAGCTGAAATGCCAAGGATTTTGCGACAGAATTATGCATCTATCGTGTTCAACGCTCACTCGTCCAAAATTGGACATGATTAACGACTCAGCGAATATATTCTGGCTTTGCGACAGCTGtgtggatttgatgaaatcctccgcAGTGAATGCAGCTTTTACAGCATTGAGCGAAGCGTTCCGTTTGCTGACCGACACACATAAAACAGCGCTTGAAGCATTAAAGGCTGAAATGAAGAAAACCAGAAAATCAGTGGAATCCGCAACGACATTGCCTGCAACTCCCATATCATGGCCCGTTCCAAATAGAGCTGGAGCCAAACGTGCTCGCGAGACGGAGGATGATAAATTTCCCTCTAAATCCGATGTCCCTAGTCTAACGTGTGGCAAGAAAAAGGGTGATGTAGCAAAGGTACCCACAATCACTGTTCAACCCGCTACTAGTAAATGCTGGATTTACTTGTCACGAATTGCTACCACCGTTTCCGAAGCTGAGGTTGGTGCTATGGTTAAGGAGTGCCTCTCAACGGACGATCCGGTCGAAGTGAAGAAGTTAGTGAAAAAAGACGCAAATTTGAGCGGGCttaatttcatttctttcaaaattggtgttgacccTCAACTTCGTGAAATGGCTCTCAATGCCGATACCTGGCCGGATGGGATGTATTTCCGCGAGTTCATCGACTTTCGGCAAGAACGTAATAATGACGGGAAGCTTGGGTTTCGGAAAACACCTCGACTGGGATAA
- the LOC131694575 gene encoding uncharacterized protein LOC131694575 has product MYSTKRSVDLRRLYSLNPQMAAWKRPDHIPYPHVWHTFRARDPTSKQLVTYRVQDLPPNRLDDAVDHMCKYFLRDEPICASLNLTQDPVGVSEISSVWRSIAQQRCIVVCFQDGRDDIVGLNMLTVVSRNDPKPSVKFQSSAVQTFVDCTNYMTQKANLFERYPQMDQFLSAWGLSVHPEFRGCGLSTEILRARIPLCRAMGLRLSATVFSHAGSQIPAAKVGFRDVVVERFADLAAKGFRFSVNVDSNKLMALEIEE; this is encoded by the exons ATGTACAGTACTAAACGGTCAGTTGATCTCCGTCGGTTGTACAGTTTGAATCCTCAAATGGCAGCCTGGAAACGCCCCGACCACATTCCGTATCCCCACGTTTGGCACACTTTCCGGGCCCGCGATCCGACCAGTAAGCAACTAGTGACCTATCGTGTACAAGATCTACCACCGAACCGGCTGGACGATGCGGTGGATCACATGTGCAAGTACTTCCTACGGGATGAACCTATTTGTGCAAGTTTGAACCTGACTCAGGATCCGGTTGGCGTCTCGGAAATTTCTTCGGTATGGCGATCGATTGCGCAGCAACGTTGTATCGTCGTTTGTTTCCAAGACGGCCGAGATGACATTGTCGGACTGAACATGTTGACGGTGGTCTCCAGAAATGATCCGAAACCTAGCGTAAAG TTTCAAAGTTCCGCCGTACAAACCTTCGTCGACTGTACCAACTACATGACGCAGAAAGCTAATCTGTTCGAACGATACCCTCAAATGGACCAGTTCCTTTCCGCTTGGGGTTTATCTGTGCATCCGGAGTTTCGGGGATGTGGACTTTCGACGGAGATTCTTCGAGCACGTATTCCGCTCTGCCGTGCGATGGGATTACGTCTGAGTGCAACGGTTTTCTCGCATGCCGGGTCGCAAATTCCGGCAGCGAAGGTTGGCTTCCGCGATGTGGTGGTGGAAAGATTTGCGGATTTAGCCGCGAAAGGATTCCGATTTTCGGTGAACGTGGATTCGAACAAGTTGATGGCGTTGGAAATTGAAGAGTGA